In Pseudoalteromonas sp. '520P1 No. 423', the following proteins share a genomic window:
- a CDS encoding GNAT family N-acetyltransferase, with protein MSYSKTFKELDKSQHDRASFDCGEKELNDFIQTQAAKHMQAGISRTMVLPASAPLPNQKYPICSFYSIAPSSISRDTLPQAMAKKLPRYPIPVFLLAQLAVHKEFHGSGLGKASLIKALEYLWEINSHMRAYAIVVDCLTEQAESFYAKYGFEVLCEINGRVRMFIPMKTVGQLFT; from the coding sequence GGATAAATCTCAGCACGATAGAGCATCATTTGACTGTGGCGAAAAAGAGTTAAACGATTTTATCCAAACTCAAGCTGCGAAACATATGCAAGCAGGTATTAGCCGAACCATGGTTTTACCTGCTTCAGCGCCATTACCAAATCAAAAATATCCAATTTGTTCGTTTTATAGTATTGCGCCAAGTTCAATTAGCCGTGATACGTTGCCACAAGCGATGGCTAAAAAATTACCACGCTATCCAATTCCTGTATTTCTTTTGGCTCAACTGGCTGTTCATAAAGAATTTCATGGAAGCGGGCTAGGTAAAGCCAGCTTAATCAAAGCTCTCGAATACCTTTGGGAAATTAACTCTCACATGAGAGCTTATGCCATTGTTGTTGATTGTTTAACTGAGCAAGCTGAATCATTCTACGCAAAATATGGTTTCGAGGTTCTTTGTGAAATAAATGGTCGTGTAAGAATGTTCATCCCGATGAAAACCGTTGGACAATTATTCACTTAG